The following proteins come from a genomic window of Terribacillus aidingensis:
- a CDS encoding PTS transporter subunit EIIC yields the protein MAKMKQLAEDILREVGGEQNVVSLTHCMTRVRLRVKNDNKVNFDALKRIDGVMGVVADDTIQIVVGPGTVNKVSDEISRITGLGVGEEAAEIDNLTFEEKAQLKRENMKEKNKTPIKFLLKRIGNIFIPLIPGLIASGIINGGVSFAVNAGADPTLSIIQILQLIGGSLFSFLAILVGWNTAKEFGGSPVLGAIAGMILFNPALANITLFGEALVPGRGGLFGVIFAAWLMSFIEKRVRKFMPNSIDIIFTPILTVLFVGVASLLVIMPVAGVLSDGITTGINAILDVGGVVAGALLAGFFLPLVMVGLHHGLTPIHMELIQTFTFTALLPVLAMAGGGQVGASIAVFVKTRNKRLRNIIKGALPAGFLGIGEPLLYGVTLPLGRPFLTACLGAAVGGATQALFATGATSIGVSGLSLTPLIAEGKYLQYLIGIFVAYIAGFVFTYFFGFKEDMAKDI from the coding sequence ATGGCGAAGATGAAGCAATTGGCAGAAGACATTCTCCGCGAAGTTGGCGGAGAACAGAACGTCGTCTCATTGACACATTGTATGACACGAGTGCGTTTACGGGTTAAGAATGATAACAAGGTGAATTTTGATGCTCTGAAACGAATTGACGGCGTCATGGGCGTAGTGGCAGATGATACGATTCAAATCGTAGTCGGACCTGGTACTGTAAACAAAGTCTCCGATGAAATCAGCCGAATCACCGGTCTCGGTGTCGGGGAAGAAGCAGCCGAAATCGACAATCTTACCTTTGAAGAAAAAGCCCAGCTCAAACGGGAGAACATGAAGGAAAAAAATAAAACGCCGATCAAATTCCTATTAAAGCGTATCGGTAATATATTCATTCCGCTTATCCCTGGGTTGATTGCTTCCGGTATCATCAATGGAGGCGTCAGCTTCGCTGTCAATGCGGGTGCGGATCCTACGCTTAGTATCATCCAGATCCTGCAGCTCATTGGCGGCAGTTTGTTCAGTTTCCTAGCGATACTAGTCGGTTGGAATACGGCGAAGGAATTCGGCGGATCTCCGGTACTAGGTGCCATTGCCGGTATGATTTTGTTCAATCCAGCGCTGGCGAATATTACGTTATTCGGTGAAGCGCTCGTTCCGGGCCGAGGCGGATTATTCGGCGTCATCTTTGCAGCTTGGCTGATGAGTTTCATCGAGAAACGCGTAAGAAAATTCATGCCTAATAGTATTGATATTATTTTTACCCCTATCTTAACTGTTCTGTTTGTCGGCGTTGCATCTTTGCTAGTCATTATGCCGGTTGCCGGTGTGCTGTCAGATGGCATTACTACCGGAATCAACGCTATTCTTGATGTTGGTGGTGTCGTAGCAGGTGCTTTGCTGGCTGGATTCTTCCTGCCACTCGTTATGGTTGGTCTGCATCACGGCTTGACACCGATTCACATGGAGCTGATCCAGACTTTCACCTTTACAGCATTGCTTCCTGTATTGGCGATGGCTGGCGGCGGGCAGGTCGGAGCTTCCATTGCTGTCTTCGTCAAAACGCGCAATAAGCGTCTGCGGAATATTATCAAAGGTGCCTTGCCAGCCGGATTCCTTGGTATCGGTGAGCCGCTATTGTACGGGGTAACCTTGCCGCTCGGTCGTCCGTTCTTAACAGCATGTCTTGGGGCCGCTGTCGGTGGAGCTACGCAGGCGTTGTTTGCGACAGGCGCGACTTCAATCGGTGTTTCCGGACTTTCTTTAACGCCGCTCATCGCGGAAGGAAAGTACCTGCAATACTTGATTGGTATTTTTGTCGCTTATATCGCTGGGTTCGTATTTACTTACTTCTTCGGGTTTAAGGAAGACATGGCAAAGGATATATAA
- a CDS encoding MupG family TIM beta-alpha barrel fold protein yields the protein MLGISVYLQERIEEEKIRRFHAAGFRSLFTSLHIPEEDASAYQTKLQLLGSIASALDMELIADISTASMEKLDLDWDTAETVLDWGLTGLRIDYGIEDDVIVRLSQKMKVALNASTLTKDQLERLIQLGLRTTHTEVWHNFYPRPETGLALSDFLTKNQLFQSYGLKVQAFVPGDRNLRGPLHLGLPTLEQHRMYGTYAAFTELKAYNVDKILIGDPDVTDGALMQLKDASTTITLRAQPYGELTEAHHLLEKGTHNRPDRARDVIRSEESRMSGMFEDADVTPFNCIERNEGSITIDNDLYKRYKGEIQITRRSLPQDDKVNVIGQVVSEDVPLLNYIEGSRHFKIIWV from the coding sequence ATGTTAGGGATATCTGTGTATTTACAGGAACGTATAGAGGAAGAAAAAATCAGGCGATTTCATGCAGCTGGCTTCCGGAGTTTGTTTACATCGCTTCACATCCCGGAGGAAGATGCCTCCGCTTATCAAACAAAACTGCAGCTTCTTGGTTCAATTGCTTCTGCCCTGGATATGGAGTTGATTGCGGATATTTCAACGGCTTCGATGGAAAAGCTCGATTTGGACTGGGATACTGCAGAAACGGTATTGGATTGGGGACTGACAGGTTTACGGATAGATTATGGGATTGAGGATGATGTTATTGTCCGCTTATCTCAAAAGATGAAGGTCGCTTTGAATGCTAGTACACTTACAAAAGACCAGCTAGAGCGACTTATTCAACTGGGTCTGCGTACTACCCACACAGAAGTTTGGCACAATTTTTACCCTCGGCCGGAAACGGGGCTTGCACTCAGTGATTTTTTGACAAAGAATCAGCTGTTTCAATCATATGGCTTGAAGGTCCAAGCCTTCGTACCAGGCGACCGTAATCTTCGAGGACCGCTTCATCTAGGATTGCCAACATTGGAACAGCATCGTATGTATGGAACGTATGCAGCCTTCACAGAACTGAAAGCGTACAATGTGGACAAAATCCTGATTGGAGATCCAGATGTGACAGATGGGGCTTTGATGCAGCTGAAGGATGCATCAACTACGATTACACTTCGTGCGCAACCTTATGGTGAATTAACGGAAGCGCATCATTTACTGGAAAAAGGGACACATAATCGTCCGGATCGGGCTCGGGATGTAATCCGATCAGAGGAGTCACGGATGAGCGGGATGTTCGAGGATGCAGATGTGACACCTTTCAACTGTATCGAACGAAACGAAGGCAGCATAACCATCGATAACGATCTGTATAAGCGTTACAAAGGTGAAATCCAAATCACTAGGAGAAGCTTGCCGCAAGACGATAAAGTCAATGTGATCGGACAGGTTGTATCA